The sequence below is a genomic window from Chelonoidis abingdonii isolate Lonesome George chromosome 6, CheloAbing_2.0, whole genome shotgun sequence.
CTATATTCTGCCTCCATGATTGGCCAAGAGAATAAAACAACAACATCGCGCGCCAAACTCCGCAACCCGCCCGTCCTCTTTACACCCCACCATAACGCCACGATGGCCCCGCCTCCTTCCTTCAGCGGTCCAATCAGCACCCGGCCAGCTCCTTCAGAAAGGCGCCGCTAGTGCAGGGCGGAGCATCGCTTGGCTCACCGCCGCTGGCCCGCGATCCCAAGAAGTTTCGAATTCTGTTAGCCGGAGAGCTCACGAGCCAATGGCGAGGCCGGGATGTTACCTAGCCCCGCCCACATACCGCCCCCATGGGCGTGACTAGCCATTTTCTCACAGGTGATTGCGTGGACTTGGCTGTCACTCCGTTATGTATCAACGAGAAACGGTGATTGGTTCCGCCCAGGCGCGAAATGTAACGCGGGAAAATCTTGGGCTCGGCAGGGGCCGGGCTGTCTGCAGGTTCGGAGGGGTCGCGGCGGCGGCTCGGGTTCAGTTGTGACCGAGGCCACGTTGTGGAGCCGACACCGCCGCAAACGACAGAAGCGCAGGTGCGGCCGCTTCTCCGCGGGCTGCTACCATGGCCGGCGGTCGCCGCTGACACGGCGCGTCGGCGGCCGGAGCGGGAGGGGAGACACTGAGACCCGGAGAGGACCGGCCAGCGATGAGTGGCTGAGGTGGATCGGGCGGCTGTAGGGTGAGATCTCCGCGCCCGGGAGGGCGGGCCTGAGCCGCCACGGAGATTGCCCGCCCCGCTGCCTGCGAGGGGCTCGCGATGGCGGAGAGGCCGCCCCCGGTGATCTTCTGCCAGGACTCCCCGAAGCGTGTCTTAGTCTCCGTTATCAAAACCACCCCGATTAAACCATCCCGGGGGGGCGAGGAGCCGGCCCCCGCCCCGCCCGTCCCCACCAGCCCCGGCTTCAGTGACTTCATGGTGTATCCCTGGCGGTGGGGGGAAAACGCACACAACGTGACCCTCAGCCCCAGTAGCGCCACCGCTCCCTCCTCCGTCCAGCAGCCTCGAGGGGGGGTGGTCAGAACCTCTAGCGGGGAGGATGAAGAGGCGGGCAGCCCAGATAGCGGCAGCGGCGGCACCCACCTGAAGGTGAGTCCGGAGAGAGCATGCCAGGGAGCTGGGCACGATGGAGTTAAACCCTCGCCGGGCCCATAGTAGCTTTGGGCCAGAGCGGGGACGGGGGAGACGCTGCCGCCGCGGGGCCCTGGTGGGCACTAGGCAGGGCGGGTGTCGGGCGTCTGTCGGGTTTAAAGGGTGAATCTCTGGCCACCACCCCCGATTTCAAGTTATGTCACTTCCGGGCGCGGTTCGTGCGCCGGTGACGACACATTCGCGCGCCAAAATGATACCTGCCCGGCGCTCGGTTGCCGTTTGCCTGTGTCACATGCTGGCTAGGGAGGGCGCGAGAGCGTTCCGGCTCCGCTCCTGTGCGCAGGCGCGCTGCGGAATGTCCGCCTATAAGCTTAGGGTTCGGCCGGGGGTGGGGCTCGGAGCAGAGCTGCGGGGAACGTGGGCCAGTGACCTGACGTCCCCTCTGTAAGCTGGGTATGGGGGTCGTCACAGTGGTAGAATTTCACCTGTTTGCCACACGTGGCCCATTGCAGTTCTGCAGTGCAGCCCCGCCCCGCGCAGTGCTCCTATACAAATGCTTCGTGAGACGCCAACTGTGTCTCGCAGATTCCAGACCACATGCTCATCTTCCAAGTAAAAATGCTTCTCCAAACTACCGACCTAGCAAAGCCAGCCCGGCTCTGAGAGTCCAGCTGTGCTCCTTACTTCCCACCCCAGCCTTGGTAACAACTGAATCTGTATGGAAGCTAATAATCTCTGTTGTACTGCAATCCGTGCCAAGCGTAAAGTGTGAGGAGGTAATTTTGTCGCATTCAAACTTCCTCTCAACTCCTGGTTGCAATAGGTGGAATATAGATATTTAAATACACGATCCATCTACAAATCGGCTGTCTGGCTGAGTTCTTTAAAGAGTCAGCCCCCTCTCAAACTATCTTTTATGTCCCAGTGTTAAAATAGGAATCCTCCAAAGTAGGCATTACTAAAAATGTGGATTACAGTGATAATGTAAATAGCAACTTAGCTGAGTTGTATAAATCTCAGAACAATGCATTCCAAgacttgcccatcctggctaatagccatttatggacttaaccgccatgaatttttccagttctctctcaaacgctgttatagtcccaatCTTCACAACCtgctcaggtaaggagttccacaagttgactgtgcactgcgtgaagaagaacttccttgtatttgttttaatacaAATGCTATTGCCACCTCTTTTCTGGACCTGAAGCTTAAAAAGATCAATCTGTCAGCTAAAAGGACTATGCATGATGTGGTAGTTCTTTCATTTTCACAAGTGGAGCTGTTCAGTCTTTATAAATGTTACCGTTTTGTTATGCACTAACTGATCCAAAGTTGGAATGGCCTTGATACTTTCAATAATAACTTCATGCTGTTAGTAGTAGGGAAAGGGAGACATTTAGCAGGAGGGGACTCTCAATCCTGATGCTCCCTGAGCTAGGAGCTAGATTAATTattctgatatattttaaaagttacaaaAAGTCTTTCCAAAATATTCTAGATCATATAATAGTCTTCCCTCTGCCAAGATGATAGTGCTGTGCAAGTAGGTttcatcatgggagatgaaaTCAGTGATGGTTTTTATTTACACTGTATTTATCAAGAGTACTcaagcagtgcacagacaatcctcTTTTTCAGGAATCTAAGCCCAAACACCAATACCTGGTTTCCAGGGAGCAACTATGTCCCAAGAATTTACTTACCTTCGAGATTAAGGAAGAGAGCAAattgtgctgctgcttgcagtGGCTACCTGAAAAAGAAGTTATATCACAAAATTAAGAACAATGTAACATTTAGTTGAAAACTGAACAGAGCTCTTATGCAGTGAACTTTTTTTTAACTATGTAATAGGGCCATCTGGTGACTCCTACCATAACAAGATACTTTAGGGGGCCAGATATTCAGATTTGCTGTGCTCTCATGTCAtccttatttttaaactattGGTCATGGCTGTTCAGACAAACCAGTTCGAGTTAATGTTAAATCCGTGTAATCTCTGGGTTCAGCCTTCACTCTTCAGTGCGTGCCTGTGTGTGTATAACTTGAATGCTATTGTTGTGTTTATGCAATGACATTTCTGGTATCTAATTACTTGTGTTccttaaaaatgacatttaaacTGGAGCTTTGATTCTTTTTTTCAGGAAAAAGTAGTTGTTATGGATTTAAATTTTTTGATGTTCTTTTAATGCTTGGTGAATAATTATGATGGAGGAAAATAAAAGCTATTAAACAACTGTATTTTCCTGATGTGTTGGTACATATTTACTTTCTTTCAAGAAAGTAGTTCCTTTTTAGAAAAGCTTCCCTTGGACTGAATCATTTCTGTCCACAGGTACtatattgatattttttaaacaaactgtgcagtttcttaagagtgtgggttttttaataGGATGGTATTAGACGTGGCCGACCAAGAGCAGACACAGTGCGAGATCTAATAAGTGAGGGAGAGCATTCATCCAGCCGAATCCGTTGTAACATCTGCAACAGGGTGTTTCCACGAGAGAAATCTTTACAAGCACACAAAAGAACTCACACTGGTAAGTGAAAGGAATGTAATGTTGTGCATAGAAAACATTTATCTAGTAGTTAAGATTTTAGCTTGGAACTTTTCATTCTTACAATTAGTATTCTGGTCTAGTTATTGAATGGACTACTTTAGGCCTGTTAGTGTagtcaaaaattcaaaaaaatgtcATCTTTGTATAACTGCTTGTGTTTATACTGGAGTAATTGTGGCAGAGCAACCAGCATTGTTATggtaaaatgaaacatttagagaggtttccctctgctctagTTACATGttacacttagggcttggctacactggcactttacagcgctgcaactttcgtgctcaggggtgtgaaaaaacacccccctgatcgctgcaagatgcagcgctgtaaagtgtcagtgtaatcagggcggcagctctctcccagcgctgcggctctgactacactcacacttcaaagcgctgccgcggcagcgctttgaaatttctaatgtagccatacccttagtaacTGAAAAAGACAGAAGagtgtgtgttctttttttcttagttttagtCTATATATCTGACAGTACTTCTcactttcttttctctgtttccctcttgtgtgggtctttcacacaacAATGGAAGGGTGAGTGCAGAGAAGGAAAATGTTAATAAATCTAAAAATTGTTGGGAGCTTTAGGCCAGGTATATTTTAAGCTTAAAATTTTTTTGACTAGCTTTAAATAGACCCTGCCCACTCATTTTCTTCATTACCAttccttcttttttatttttttgatgcTGAAATATGTTTCTGGCTTAAATTTAAGAATAAAATCTCTTCCTATGATTAGTTATTTAATAATTATGAAGTTAATATGCATTTATATTAAGGGAgatcagttttttgttttgttttttaaactttctttatCTAGATGCTCTGTTTTGCTCAGCTTTAGCTATTAGGAAGAAACTGCTGACTATCTTAACACAGAGCTTTGACCACATGACTAGCACCTAACTGCATCTTTTTTGGGAAAAATgtgagtgttaaaaaaaaaaaaaactggttaaTTTTTTGCTAAAACATTATGCATTGACAAACTGGACCCATCTTGCTTTTGAAAAGCGAGATTCATTTTTCCCTTATAATTAAACAGATTTCTTATATACATGACGTATTCTGcaataaaatgtcacaatactTGATAATACCTCCAAAATAATTGTGTCCTGTGGTCTATTTTTCTGGATCAAATAAGGCaattctgcctgcctgcctgccagtaTTAAACACCAATTTCTCTATTCTATTTTGGTCACACACAAGATGTCCTTGTATTTCATTTTCCTTGCTAATGTTAAACTTCCATCCCTGAAGTGCTAACCACTTCAGATTGTCTTGATGGAAAACTCATTGAGTAAGATTTATCCCTGGTGATGACACTTCATTGACTAGTATAGATTTACTACAGTACTAGATTTGGCCAGTTACATCTCACAAAAAGACTGTTTGcccattttatttacttttgaaTTTTCACTGTAGAACAGGAAGGCTGAAATTATTAgctgtatttattatttgcaccTTTGTCTTCAGCTGACCTAATATTCTGCCTCTAAATCCTGATGTCCTTTCTTAGGcaaactccccttgactttagTGGTAGTTTGCCTGTATAACTGAAGGTCTTAACACTTTTCTGTGCACAGCAAATAGCTGGGAAGAGAAGACATTCTGAAGTTCTTTTTGCAGTCTTCCTGGAACTGCCCCTCCTATCCCTAGCTATTGGGGCTTTGTAAAGGGTAGCATGAGTAGCACATGGCATGAGCACGCAGctctgccccccagagcactgcattACTGCGAACCCATGTtacatcggggtagagatgtatgtGACTCACTAACATTGGACTCCATTACTATTCATATTAGATTTAGAACTGCATTGTGGTGGTGAACCTTGCCCTGCTTCAAATTTCATTGTGGAGGTTTAGGGGAAGCAATACTACAGTCCAAAGTTGTATTTCCTGCCTCTCCAAAACCTCTGGCAGCTACTACTAAGCAGTCGCATGGCACCCCAAACAATGGTAGAATGGCTCCAACAAGGCTTCTGTCCTTTAACATGAGTAGCATATTGCTAACCCCATTCACATGTCGCTCCCTCCAAATCCATATCAAGCTCTTGCTTCTGTGTGAGTCCAGGAAATACTCTGTGCAACCCCTTTTTCTCTTGGAAAGCATAGGATCTTTGGATTTATGTGCATGGGTCAAGGGTGATCTGGCTCCACGTAGgtcctcaggatttggccctagggcttaggcccagatccccagaggtatttagactcctaacttccattgtAATCAGAGCCTTATTTCTGAAATACTAGCAATCATGTTTCTTTTGGCCAATATTGTGTCTTGTATTTGTTGGGTATCACCTAGTGGTGGAATTGTGAACTGTACTACAGATTTAGAACATAACTTCAACTGAGTGCTGTCCTTCATGTTCTAGACAACAGGGGATgctccagcctcttcccagtgcAGGGTTGAGGTGAGCTAGAATGAAAGTTGGGAGGGCAGGAGACCCTATACATGCTGTGGGCACacatgcttattttttttaacaaaacacatTTAAGTGCATGTTATCCTCAGAAGgggaataaatatatatatacagattGGTTTTAAACTTCATCTATAGTAGCTCACTTGTGCAACATTTATTTACAGAAAACCAATAGGAAAAATAATTAAGCCAATAAGATAAACAAATGCAAACTTCTGGAGAAAAATCACTGgttaaataatattaatagcTAATTACCTTAAATTGGAGAAAGtactgtattatattttaaaatttaaccaTTTGCACATGGCAGATTAAGATATTTGGAGACTCAGAGCCATGATACAAAAACTCAATCTGGAGCAGGGGGCCTCAGTGTGAGAAAGAGCTCACTGAGCACATAGGTGCTATAGAAGGCATTACCTGGATAGCTTCTGCTCTGTGCTCAGTCTTTAGCGGGGGTGGGAAATGGATGCTGGGTCTGTGTGGCTCCTGAGCCCCAGCCAGTTTGCAAACCCAAGTGTTGTCGGCTTGAGACGGAGGAAGcaggggtgccatttcagattttggtggtGGTGCGGGGGCAACTTTTAGTCTGATTCCAGGGGCTGCTTAgacacctgaaaactctaggctgtttggggttgggtttttttggggggggggggaaggagaggggaagataGGAGGACTGTATctaattactatttaaaaaaatacagacacaaattaaagccatattttaagtttatatgtaagtttagaacaatcaggagataatacAGCGAGATAATCCCAAACTTTGAGGTATAAATTTGAGCCGAAACACAAGTTAGATGCTCTGAACACTGTCTTTAGTAGAGATAGAGGAAATATGCTTATTTTCTTTAACAGACGTGCCCTATGTTACCACTATTATCTACTCTCTTTTTAGTCAATTTTTTCCTCCACTAAAAACatttacttaattttaacatttcccccccctttttatttttctaattattttggcatttatgtttacGAGTCATGATcatgtacacctctactccgatataacgcgatccttgggagccaaaatatcttaccatgttataagtgaaaccagGTTATATCAGGTAGAAAAGGCCTGCCTCCCTAAACAGCTTGGCCCCACCCACTATCCAACCCACCACTTACTTCCTGCCCTGACTGACCTCTCAGAATGcccgacccatccaactcccccttgctccttgtcccctgaccaccccggGAGACCCtctgccctttatccaaccccctggcccggcacccttaacatgcCACTCAGAGCAATGTGTCAGAGCCGTCCCTAGAGGGATGCAGGGCCCAGGACAAATCAGCCTCCCCACTAGTCTCCTCACTGTCTGCCCAGCGCTCCCACCTGCCTGGCTGCCGCTCACCTCCTCTCCACGCCTACCTGTCCGCCACTTGCCTCCCCACTAGTCTCCTCACCATCTGTCCGGTGCGCCTCTGCCCGACCGCTGCTCTCCGTCTTCCTGTCCGCTCACCTTCCCATTCGCCTCCTCACCCCGCTTGCCCGCCTCCCACCTGTAAGacgccgctcagagcagcatgtcagagcatGCAGCTCCGCCCCGCCCAAatcactgctttaccatgttactGCGAACCCAGGTTATATTGAGTTgctttatattggggtagaggtatgtGACTCACTAACACTGGACTCTATTACTATTCGTATCAGACTTAGAACTGCATTTATTTTCGTACACTAAGTTACtttacaaatataattaaaaatacaaattgaaaatAAGTGACCATCTGCACAGTGTTTAAAGTTTTttagctaatttttttaaatttgtaccACTAAAGTGAGTATAAGCTAAACGTACATTCTAGAAGGACACTCACTTGTTTGTTCCACTTTAAATAATTAATGACACAGCACAATATGGTAAAAGtaataattactccagccaggacaggttagttattttagaactcactactcaaagaattaaattgaAGCATAAGAGAAATAAAATTGTGAAATGCACCGTccagtcaaaaaactaacagTACTGTAATCCTTAAtgaactttgaaagaataaaatgacattttgacaggaagtaccaagaaatACTACTACTATATACATGTGTATGTGAGAGTATGTGTTGGAAAAAGTGTATGGGAGACTGTGTGCACCTGAGAGTGTCAGTGCCCTGTCTCTTTAAGCCGAGCACTCAGGAGCCTGAACAATTGttcagtgcagcagctgcagctcccacacCTGAGCAAGAGGCACCAGCACAGACAGGTTCCCTGTTCCCCCAGCTTAGCGGAAACCCACTCGGGCACAGCTACCTCTAACATTGGGCAAGCTCCCACAGCATCCTGCCAGCCATGGATCAGCTTCCCAAAGAAGGGCAGACTGCAGGCAAGACAGCAGCTGAGTGGCTGGAGATTgttggctgctggccaggtgcccagttctGAGAAGGGTGAGGGGGCTAAGCCAAATTTTGGAGTGGCTGTAGCCTCCGCAAGCCCTCCAGCCCTACCCTTGCTAGACAAAAATTAAATCGGTCACCCCATAATATAAACATCCGTTCTGCTTATTATCCAAGAGGATTGCTGCATTTTACCACAACATAATCACTTCTGCTGTATTAGGGACACTCATATCTCCCTTCTCTCTGAAAATTACTTACCTATTGTTATAAGTAACACCTAAGATTTCTCTCAACTTTCAGTTGCAACATATTTTTCTCTGTCGCTGTTTACTTTGTGTTAGCTCAGTTTATTATTCCTTTATATTGTCACTTTGTTTCttatttgtgtgggttttttcacatAGTAACATGGGAAAGGCTGTGTAAATTGCAAAATATCACTGTAAAATTCCAATTGTTAAGAAAATTAGGGGACATGTAGCACCTAAGACTACTTAAACACAAACTCAACTGATTAAGTTTCAATTTGATGTCCTTGTGGAAGTGGATTTTTGCAGTTTCTGGGCTACACTTCTTTCCACAAAGCATGTGTTTTTTCATCTTTGATTTAGGGGATCCTCCGCAGAAGCACTGAGTCATGAACCATCACTAGATGGTGTTCAGCCTTTTTGAATTTATAACCTTTTTTTTAGGTGAAAGGCCTTATTTGTGTGACTATCCAGATTGTGGGAAAGCCTTTGTTCAGAGTGGGCAGCTCAAAACACACCAACGTCTTCACACAGGAGAAAAGCCTTTCGTCTGCTCAGAAAGTGGTAAGCAGCGTGTGGGCAAGTTTGGCTATAGTATGTACTACCATTCACATGTGCTCTAGATCTCAATTTTAGATCCTCTTTTAAAAGGCGGGAAAATAAATCTGTGTGCAACCACATAAATGTTTGTCAGTTTAAAATCAACGTTCTTAAAAGTATAACTAAAGTTTTCGATTATAGGGCATTCTATGCTGAATCGAATCCAGATTTTAGAGAGGGAAGAAAgttaatttaattgttttttgtttttttttttaaattttgggcTTACATGTTGGACAACTGCTTTTCTTGATTATTGTCTTTGCTTTTTTATTAAGGATGTTTAAGCAGATTCACACATGCAAACCGTCATTGCCCCAAGCATCCCTATGCAAGACTGAAGAGAGAAGAACCCACAGGCAGACtgagtaaaaaacaaacagctgacaATAAAGCTGTTGCTGAGTGGCTAGCAAAGTAAGTTCTCTTAAGCTGTGACCGCCTAGAATGATTTATTAAGATGCTGAGAGCACTGATTTTTGAAATGTCAGTAGAAGCCAAAAACTTTTACACTCATGGTGTTTTGTCATCTCAGACTATTTTTAAATTCCTCTTGAATTACAATACTTTAATACAACTTTTATgtgaaacaatttttaaagacTCATTATTTTTCTAGGTCATATTTAGCTTGCAGTTCTTGAATGTATTGATTCCTTCACAGCTATGCCATGAAAAAGTTAATCCAGCAAAGGTTAATCCATAGAGCCTTTAAGAGagaatttaaaatgatcagtATCAGAAACTGACTTAGTACCTTTCACTGGTACAACCACCCCAAGTCAAACTTCAAGGCACTTCTCGTGACCGTTTCTCAGAAAGTTCTTAATATTCCCTCCATGGTTACACAGATGTCTCATTTTGATGAATGTACTACTACATGCTCTGTAAAAGCATTGGACTCTAAAGACGATACAACACACTTcctctgttcattttctcttcaGGTTGAATGATTCAGCTGTTCCCTAGTGTGCTATGTGTTTAAATTCCAGAAGTTAGAATTAACTTCTCTAGTGGTAGTTGCTTCAGCTTTCTCTCTCATTGGGATGGAGTTTTGCCTTCTCATCTGTTCTCCCTTCTCGATTTGCCCTTTGTGTGGCTCTGTGCTTATTGCAGAAGCTGTTAACACAGTACTGTCCTTTGGTGCTGCAGTGTTCATGCTGTTGTATACTCATGCATGAGGGAAGGTGGTGGTAGGTGTAATAAGAGTTGACTGACTTGAGAGAGAGGTCTTGAGATTTGAATTCGGTTCCTGACTGCCACCAACTTCTAAGCTAGTCATTTAATCTTAGTTTGAGACATTAACgtttctatctgtaaaatgtggataacagTACTCCCTATCTTCCTGACTTTGGAACAGCGCGcacagggttgtggtggattctccatcgctggcaacttttaaatcaagattgagtGTTTTCTAAAAGAAactctagttcaaataggaactatttcagggaagttctctggcctgtgttaaggagatcagactaaattaTCACAGTGGTCCTTCCAGGCCTTAATCTATGATGGAGGTTTGGGAACAACATGTAGAAGGATTTGCATTGTAGAGGTCAAATGGTATTCAGCAAACTGTCCTCACACACATCATCTTCCTCAGGTGGAaagctttgtttgtttaaatgctaCAAAATAAGGACTAAGAAATTAGCAATCAGAATTAAATGAATGAGCCAATCATGTTTTAAGATTCTAGTTTGGAAGATTGTCAGCTTTCAGTGAAACTTGTTCTGCAAGCTGGATGATGCTTATAAAATATGTAAAACTTTGACCTCACAGATATTGGGAGACTAGAGAGCAGCGCACTCCTACTTTGAAAAGCAAAACAGCTCAGAAAGCTGACCAGGAACAGCAAGATCCCATGGAGTATCTTCAGTCCGAtgaagaggatgaggaggaaaaaaatactgCTCCCTCCGCTGCCCGCCGTCGCCTTCAGGAGCAGCGTGAACGCCTGCATGGTGCACTGGCTCTTATTGAGCTTGCAaacctggctggagcaccaaTGCGACAGTAGCATAGGAACTGAATCTGCCAGTATATAAAATGTACTGCCTGGTGGTACTTAACCAGTTAGATCCTGGGCATA
It includes:
- the ZNF367 gene encoding zinc finger protein 367 isoform X1, with protein sequence MAERPPPVIFCQDSPKRVLVSVIKTTPIKPSRGGEEPAPAPPVPTSPGFSDFMVYPWRWGENAHNVTLSPSSATAPSSVQQPRGGVVRTSSGEDEEAGSPDSGSGGTHLKDGIRRGRPRADTVRDLISEGEHSSSRIRCNICNRVFPREKSLQAHKRTHTGERPYLCDYPDCGKAFVQSGQLKTHQRLHTGEKPFVCSESGCLSRFTHANRHCPKHPYARLKREEPTGRLSKKQTADNKAVAEWLAKYWETREQRTPTLKSKTAQKADQEQQDPMEYLQSDEEDEEEKNTAPSAARRRLQEQRERLHGALALIELANLAGAPMRQ
- the ZNF367 gene encoding zinc finger protein 367 isoform X2, with the protein product MGVVTVVEFHLFATRGPLQFCSAAPPRAVLLYKCFVRRQLCLADSRPHAHLPSKNASPNYRPSKASPALRVQLCSLLPTPALVTTESVWKLIISVVLQSVPSVKCEEDGIRRGRPRADTVRDLISEGEHSSSRIRCNICNRVFPREKSLQAHKRTHTGERPYLCDYPDCGKAFVQSGQLKTHQRLHTGEKPFVCSESGCLSRFTHANRHCPKHPYARLKREEPTGRLSKKQTADNKAVAEWLAKYWETREQRTPTLKSKTAQKADQEQQDPMEYLQSDEEDEEEKNTAPSAARRRLQEQRERLHGALALIELANLAGAPMRQ